The following are encoded in a window of Mycobacterium vicinigordonae genomic DNA:
- a CDS encoding DivIVA domain-containing protein has product MALVLLYLVVLVLVAIVLFGAASLLFGRGEPLPPLPRATTATVLPAFGVTGADIDAVKFTQVMRGYKTSEVDWVLDRLAREVEILRGQIAALQASGSETPAEVPVAEPGVDPVDAERAGPT; this is encoded by the coding sequence GTGGCGTTGGTGTTGCTATACCTGGTGGTGCTGGTCCTGGTGGCGATCGTGTTGTTCGGCGCGGCGAGCCTGCTGTTCGGGCGTGGTGAACCATTGCCGCCGCTGCCGCGCGCGACGACGGCGACCGTGCTGCCGGCGTTCGGTGTCACCGGCGCCGACATCGACGCCGTCAAGTTCACCCAGGTCATGCGTGGTTATAAGACCAGCGAGGTGGACTGGGTGCTGGACCGGCTGGCACGCGAAGTCGAGATACTGCGCGGGCAGATCGCCGCTCTGCAAGCATCCGGAAGCGAGACGCCGGCCGAAGTGCCGGTGGCCGAACCTGGGGTCGATCCCGTTGACGCCGAGCGCGCGGGCCCGACGTGA
- the folP gene encoding dihydropteroate synthase, which translates to MAIINRTPDSFYDKGATFSDDAAQAAVHRAVTEGADVIDVGGVKAGPGESVDADTEIARLVPFIEWLRDAYPDQLISVDTWRSEVARLACTAGADIVNDTWAGVDTQLPEVAAEFGAGLVCSHTGGAAPRTRPFRVSYGTTTRGVVDDVIRQVTAAAERAVAVGVARDRILIDPTHDFGKNTFHGLILLRHVSELVDTGWPVLMALSNKDFVGETLGVDVSERLEGTLAATALAAAAGARMFRVHQVAATRRVLEMVASIQGARAPARTVRGLA; encoded by the coding sequence ATGGCGATTATCAACCGCACCCCGGACTCCTTCTACGACAAGGGTGCGACGTTCAGCGACGATGCCGCCCAGGCGGCGGTGCATCGCGCCGTCACCGAGGGCGCCGATGTCATCGACGTGGGCGGGGTCAAGGCTGGCCCCGGGGAGTCCGTAGACGCGGACACCGAAATCGCGCGGCTGGTGCCATTCATCGAATGGCTCCGCGACGCCTATCCAGACCAGCTGATCAGCGTCGACACCTGGCGCTCGGAGGTGGCCCGCCTGGCTTGTACCGCGGGCGCCGACATTGTCAACGACACCTGGGCCGGTGTCGACACCCAGCTACCTGAGGTGGCGGCGGAATTCGGCGCCGGTTTGGTCTGTTCGCACACCGGCGGCGCCGCGCCCAGGACGCGACCCTTCCGGGTGAGTTACGGTACGACTACCCGCGGCGTGGTGGACGACGTGATTCGCCAGGTCACAGCCGCCGCCGAGCGGGCCGTCGCGGTCGGAGTGGCCCGCGACCGGATACTGATCGACCCCACCCACGACTTCGGCAAGAACACGTTTCACGGCCTCATCCTGTTGCGGCACGTGTCCGAGCTTGTCGACACCGGGTGGCCGGTGCTCATGGCGTTGAGCAACAAGGACTTCGTCGGGGAGACTCTGGGTGTGGACGTGAGCGAACGGCTGGAGGGCACTCTGGCGGCCACCGCGCTGGCAGCGGCCGCCGGAGCACGTATGTTCCGGGTCCACCAGGTCGCGGCCACCAGGCGGGTGCTGGAGATGGTGGCTTCGATCCAGGGCGCCCGCGCCCCGGCGCGGACGGTGAGAGGACTGGCATGA
- a CDS encoding glucosyl-3-phosphoglycerate synthase: MTASELDLARLAARPGDTWLADRSWNRPRWTISELVAAKGGRTISVVLPALDEEETIESVIDSISPLVGGQGGLVDELIVLDSGSTDDTEIRAIAAGARVVSREQALPELPTRPGKGEALWRSLAATSGDIVVFVDSDLVNPHPMFVPYLVGPMLTGTGIHLVKGFYRRPLNSGDTNGNATGGGRVTELVARPLLAALRPELGCVLQPLGGEYAASRELLTSLPFAPGYGVEIGLLVDTFDRLGLDAIAQVNLGVRQHRNRPIEELGAMSRQVIATLLSRCGIPDSGMGLTQFFPVGPDSEEYTQHTWPVSLADRPPMNALRPR, from the coding sequence ATGACGGCTTCGGAGCTGGATCTCGCCAGGCTCGCGGCGCGGCCCGGGGACACCTGGCTAGCGGACCGCAGCTGGAACCGCCCACGCTGGACGATCAGCGAACTCGTCGCCGCCAAGGGTGGGCGGACCATCTCGGTGGTGTTGCCGGCCCTCGACGAGGAAGAGACGATCGAATCGGTCATCGACAGCATCTCGCCGCTGGTTGGGGGCCAAGGCGGGCTGGTCGACGAGCTGATCGTGCTGGATTCGGGGTCCACCGACGACACCGAGATCCGTGCTATCGCCGCGGGTGCCCGGGTGGTCAGCCGCGAGCAGGCGCTGCCCGAACTGCCCACCCGGCCCGGCAAGGGCGAGGCGCTTTGGCGTTCGCTGGCGGCCACCAGCGGCGACATCGTGGTGTTCGTCGACTCCGACCTGGTCAACCCGCACCCCATGTTTGTGCCGTATTTGGTTGGTCCGATGCTCACCGGCACAGGTATTCACCTGGTCAAGGGCTTTTACCGGCGGCCATTGAATTCCGGTGACACCAACGGCAACGCCACCGGCGGGGGACGGGTCACCGAACTCGTGGCGCGGCCGCTGTTGGCGGCGTTACGCCCGGAGCTGGGCTGTGTGCTGCAGCCGCTGGGCGGGGAGTACGCGGCCAGCCGGGAGTTGCTGACATCGCTGCCATTCGCGCCGGGCTACGGCGTGGAGATTGGCCTGCTGGTGGACACCTTCGACCGCCTGGGTCTGGACGCGATCGCGCAGGTCAACCTAGGTGTGCGGCAACACCGCAACCGCCCGATCGAGGAGCTGGGCGCGATGAGCCGCCAGGTGATTGCCACCCTGCTGTCGCGGTGTGGGATTCCCGACTCCGGGATGGGACTGACCCAGTTCTTTCCCGTCGGCCCCGACTCGGAGGAATACACCCAGCACACCTGGCCGGTGTCGCTGGCCGACCGGCCTCCGATGAACGCCTTGCGGCCGCGTTAA
- the glgA gene encoding glycogen synthase, translating to MRVAMMTREYPPEVYGGAGVHVTELVSQLRKLCAVDVHCMGVPRPGAITHQPDPRLRSANTALSTLSTDLVMADAASAATVVHSHTWYTGMAGHLAKLLYGVPHVLTAHSLEPMRPWKAEQLGGGYQVSSWVEHTAVLAADAVIAVSSGMRDDILRVYPTLDPNLVHVIRNGIDTNTWHPAGAVRTGSVLQALGVDPTRPIVAFVGRITRQKGVSHLVAAAHQFNPDIQLVLCAGAPDTLEIAEEVRSAVAKLERARTGVFWVRDMLHKTQLREILSAATVFICPSIYEPLGIVNLEAMACSTAVVASDVGGIPEVVVDGVTGSLVHYDAEFPDAFEARLAEAVNALVADPVKAHQYGRAGRQRCIDEFSWAHIAEQTLDIYRKVCE from the coding sequence ATGCGGGTGGCGATGATGACTCGGGAATACCCTCCCGAGGTTTACGGCGGAGCCGGTGTCCACGTCACCGAACTGGTATCCCAGCTGCGCAAGCTGTGCGCGGTCGACGTCCACTGCATGGGCGTACCCCGTCCCGGTGCAATCACCCATCAGCCCGACCCACGGCTGCGCAGCGCCAACACGGCGCTCTCGACACTGTCCACGGACCTGGTGATGGCCGACGCCGCCAGCGCGGCCACCGTCGTGCACTCACACACCTGGTACACCGGCATGGCCGGGCATCTGGCCAAGCTGCTCTACGGTGTCCCGCACGTGCTGACCGCGCATTCGCTCGAGCCGATGCGGCCGTGGAAGGCAGAGCAGCTCGGCGGCGGCTACCAGGTGTCCTCGTGGGTCGAGCACACCGCGGTACTCGCCGCCGACGCGGTGATCGCGGTCAGCTCCGGCATGCGCGACGACATCCTGCGGGTATACCCCACCCTGGACCCCAATCTGGTTCATGTGATCCGCAACGGCATCGACACCAACACCTGGCACCCCGCTGGCGCCGTGCGCACCGGGTCCGTACTGCAAGCGCTTGGCGTTGACCCCACCCGGCCCATCGTCGCATTCGTCGGGCGCATCACCCGGCAAAAGGGCGTCTCTCACCTGGTCGCGGCCGCACACCAGTTCAACCCGGACATTCAGCTGGTGTTGTGCGCCGGCGCGCCCGACACCCTGGAGATCGCCGAGGAAGTGCGCTCCGCGGTGGCCAAGCTCGAACGCGCCCGCACCGGGGTGTTCTGGGTCCGCGACATGCTCCACAAGACACAACTACGCGAAATACTCTCCGCAGCAACGGTGTTCATCTGCCCATCGATTTACGAGCCGTTGGGCATCGTCAACCTCGAGGCGATGGCCTGCAGTACCGCCGTTGTGGCCTCCGATGTCGGCGGCATCCCCGAAGTGGTCGTCGACGGGGTCACCGGCTCGCTGGTGCACTACGACGCCGAGTTCCCGGACGCGTTCGAGGCGAGACTGGCCGAGGCGGTCAATGCGCTCGTCGCCGACCCCGTTAAAGCGCACCAGTACGGCCGCGCAGGACGTCAACGCTGTATCGATGAATTTTCTTGGGCACACATCGCCGAGCAGACGCTGGACATCTACCGGAAAGTGTGTGAATAG
- a CDS encoding DNA-3-methyladenine glycosylase I: MTENGRVRCGWAEVRPGPDAELYRDYHDYEWGRPVTDGVALFERMSLEAFQSGLSWLIILRKRPDFRRAFNGFDVERLARFTDVDVQRLMADASIVRNRAKIEATIANARAAVELGSPHDLSDLLWSFAPEPRPRFVDLTEIPSASAESKAMARELKRRGFRFVGPTTAYALMQATGMVDDHIRACWVRPTEN; the protein is encoded by the coding sequence GTGACCGAGAACGGACGAGTTCGCTGCGGCTGGGCCGAAGTGCGGCCCGGGCCCGATGCCGAGCTCTACCGCGACTATCACGATTACGAGTGGGGCCGCCCGGTAACCGACGGGGTGGCGCTGTTCGAACGGATGAGCCTGGAAGCATTTCAGAGCGGTCTGTCCTGGCTGATTATCCTGCGCAAACGGCCTGACTTCCGGCGCGCCTTCAACGGGTTCGACGTCGAGCGGCTCGCCCGATTCACAGATGTCGATGTGCAGCGCCTCATGGCCGATGCGTCGATCGTGCGCAACCGGGCCAAGATCGAGGCCACGATTGCCAATGCGCGTGCCGCCGTCGAACTGGGGTCGCCGCACGACCTGTCCGACTTGCTGTGGTCGTTCGCGCCGGAGCCGCGGCCCCGGTTCGTCGACCTGACCGAAATCCCCTCGGCGAGCGCGGAATCAAAGGCGATGGCGCGTGAGCTCAAACGCCGCGGGTTCCGCTTCGTCGGACCCACCACGGCGTACGCGCTGATGCAGGCGACGGGCATGGTCGACGACCACATCCGCGCCTGTTGGGTGCGACCTACCGAGAATTGA
- a CDS encoding DUF3117 domain-containing protein translates to MAAMKPRTGDGPLEATKEGRGIVMRVPLEGGGRLVVELTPDEAAALGDELKGVTS, encoded by the coding sequence ATGGCGGCGATGAAGCCCCGGACCGGCGACGGTCCACTCGAAGCAACTAAGGAGGGGCGCGGCATCGTGATGCGAGTACCACTCGAAGGTGGTGGTCGTCTGGTGGTCGAGTTGACTCCTGACGAAGCCGCCGCGCTGGGCGACGAGCTCAAAGGCGTAACCAGCTAA